CAGCGCACAAGGGGTCGGTCTCCCGCCCTTAAGGTAGTAATAAACAGATGCGGTTTTTGCCTTCAATTTCTCTGTTGCTCGCAATGCAGCTACTGGCTGGTTGTGAAAGCCTGCTGCCCTCTGGAAAACCGGGCACCGCTGTAGAGCCCGTGTCGCCTGCCGTGGAAACGCCACTGGATCCTGCCCAGTGCCCGCCGGTGGAAGCCGTTGTCTGCGCAGAGCCGGAAATCAAAGTGGTGGAGCGGGTCATCGAGCGCAACTATGAAAAAGTTGTGGAGGTGCCTGTCGCCAAAGACAAACTGGTACTGGGCTCGGAAGAATTTTTTACCGTTGAGCCGGGTGGCGTGCGCCTGCGCTCTCTGGTTGATACCGGTGCTGCCACCAGCTCGCTCAGCGTACTGGAGTTGACCCCATTCGAGCGAGACGGCAGCAACTGGGTGCGCTTTAAACTGTCCGATGGCAGCGAGGCTGCGCCAAAAAAGATCGAGTTGCCGATCAAGCGCCATGTGCGCGTGGCGCGTCCGGGGTTTGACCGCCAGCGCCGGCCGGTGGTCACCATGAGCCTCACGGTGGGTGAAGTCACCCATATGGTGGAGGTGAACCTGGTCGAGCGCAGTGAGTTTGAGTTCCCGCTGCTGGTCGGGCGCAACTTCCTGAAAGATGCCGCGGTGGTCGATGTGAGCCGCAGGCAGGTACAAACGACACCAAGGCTCCCTTCCTTCAGCAAATAGTCCCTCGTATACCTGAAAGTGTGGGCCCGTCGCTGGCAGAACGGTCGGCAACAAGCAAAAATAAGCAGCCATAAGCTGCAAACAATCATTAATTGGGGAATGGCGAATGTCGCCACGGGCTCAGGTCTATATTCTCGCCGCGCTGCTTGCACTGATGGGCGCCGGCCTCACCATCTATAAAAACGTCGAACTCGGTTTCCCGCTGCTGCCGGGCGAATACCGTACCGTCTGGACCATTGAGGCCAAGGTGCGATTCACCGCCGATGGCGGGCCTGCCAAGGCCGCGCTGACCCTGCCGAGGGAGCAGCGCAACATGGAGGTGCTGGGGGAAACCTTCAGCTCTTCCGGTTACGGTTTCAACGTCATTCGTGAAGACGACGAGTACCGCGCAGTCTGGGCCAAGCGCCAGGCCAATGGCGTACAGTCGCTGTTCTACCAGCTTGATGTGCACCAGACCCCTGGTGCGGCGCTGGAGCAACCGCTGGATCTGAGTACCGAGGTGGTTAAGCCACTGCTCGGTGCCCGCGAGCAGGAGGCGGTCCGTCAGGCTATCTACTCGCTGGTGGGAACGGCCCGGGAGCGGTCTTCCGATACCCGTACCTTCACTTCCGAACTGCTGGTGGCATTGGCGGATAATCGCAATCAGGACCGCAACCTGATCTTTGGCTACTACAAGGGCCGCTCCTATGTCGATGTGGCACTGCTGGTACTGGCGGCCGCAGATATTCCGGCACACCGGATTCGCGGCCTGTACCTGGAAGATGATCGCCGTCGGCTGGACCCGGAAGATCTGCTGGAAATCTATGACGGCAAGCGGTGGGTGGTATTCGAACCCCTAAGCGCATCGCCCGGCGTGCCGAAAAACTTTTTCATCTGGCAGCGCGGCGGCAAGAGCTTGCTGGACGTCGAGGGTGGGCGCAATTCCGGTGTTACCTTCTCGGTGATTTCCAATGATGTGCCGGCGCGCGACGTGGCCATGTTGAGCACCAGCCAGGAAAAAGAAGCCCTGGTGGATTTCTCCATCTACAGCCTGCCGATTGAGCAGCAGAGTATCTTCAAGTTGATCCTGTTGGTGCCGGTTGGCGCACTGGTGGTGGTGTTGCTAAGGGTGTTTGTCGGCCTGCGCACATCGGGAACCTTTATGCCGGTACTGCTGGCCATTGCGTTTATCGAAACCCAGCTGTTCACTGGTCTCGCCATTTTTGTCCTGATACTGATTCTGGGGTTGTGGATTCGCTTCTATTTAAGTCGGCTTAACTTGCTCCTTGTGGCGAGGATCGCCGCCGTGGTGGTCACGGTGGTGATCCTGATGGGGGCCATCAGTGTGGTGAGCTACAAGCTGGGTATCGAGCAGGCACTGACGGTGACCTTCTTCCCGATGATCATTCTGGCCTGGACCATCGAGCGCATGTCCATCGTATGGGAGGAAGATGGTCCCTACGAAGTGGTGATACAGGCGGGTGGCAGCTTGCTGGTGGCGGTGATTGCCTGGTGGGTGATGACCAACCGCTACATCGAGCACTGGACGTTCAACTTCCCCGAACTGCTGCTGGTACTGCTGGGCTTCATCATGATTATCGGTAACTACACCGGTTACCGGGTGGGTGAACTGGCGCGATTCCGCCAGCTGGTGCGCTGATGATCCAGCTTCCGTCTTTTTTTCGCGGTGGTCTGGTTTCACCCTTCGCGCTGAGGCGGCTGGGGGTGCTGGGCATGAATGCGCGCAATGTGCATTACATCGCGCGCTACAACGACCGCGATAAATATCCCATCGTTGACGACAAGCTCAACACCAAGCGCCAGGCCAAGCGCTATCGCATCCCGGTTCCCGAGCTCATCGCGGCCTTTGAAACCCAACCCAGCCGCAAGCGGGTGATGGACGTCATCGAGCCGCTGGAGAAGTTCGTGATCAAGCCCGCGCGGGGCTCCGGTGGCAAAGGTATTCTGGTGATTGTGGGGCGTGACGGTGAAGACTATGTCAAACCCTCTGGCAACAAGGTCACCGCGCTGGACATCCAGCGTCATGTGAGCAATATCCACAGCGGCCTCTACAGCCTGGGTGGCAAACCCGACCGGGTAATGATCGAAGCGCTGGTGGATTTCGATCCGGTGTTCGACAAATACTCTTTCGAAGGCGTGCCAGATATCCGCGTGATCGTATTCCGCGGCTTTCCAGTAATGGCGATGCTGCGGTGCTCTACCCACGACTCCGACGGCAAAGCCAATTTGCACCAGGGGGCGG
The nucleotide sequence above comes from Microbulbifer salipaludis. Encoded proteins:
- a CDS encoding inactive transglutaminase family protein — encoded protein: MSPRAQVYILAALLALMGAGLTIYKNVELGFPLLPGEYRTVWTIEAKVRFTADGGPAKAALTLPREQRNMEVLGETFSSSGYGFNVIREDDEYRAVWAKRQANGVQSLFYQLDVHQTPGAALEQPLDLSTEVVKPLLGAREQEAVRQAIYSLVGTARERSSDTRTFTSELLVALADNRNQDRNLIFGYYKGRSYVDVALLVLAAADIPAHRIRGLYLEDDRRRLDPEDLLEIYDGKRWVVFEPLSASPGVPKNFFIWQRGGKSLLDVEGGRNSGVTFSVISNDVPARDVAMLSTSQEKEALVDFSIYSLPIEQQSIFKLILLVPVGALVVVLLRVFVGLRTSGTFMPVLLAIAFIETQLFTGLAIFVLILILGLWIRFYLSRLNLLLVARIAAVVVTVVILMGAISVVSYKLGIEQALTVTFFPMIILAWTIERMSIVWEEDGPYEVVIQAGGSLLVAVIAWWVMTNRYIEHWTFNFPELLLVLLGFIMIIGNYTGYRVGELARFRQLVR
- a CDS encoding ATP-dependent zinc protease, translated to MPSISLLLAMQLLAGCESLLPSGKPGTAVEPVSPAVETPLDPAQCPPVEAVVCAEPEIKVVERVIERNYEKVVEVPVAKDKLVLGSEEFFTVEPGGVRLRSLVDTGAATSSLSVLELTPFERDGSNWVRFKLSDGSEAAPKKIELPIKRHVRVARPGFDRQRRPVVTMSLTVGEVTHMVEVNLVERSEFEFPLLVGRNFLKDAAVVDVSRRQVQTTPRLPSFSK
- a CDS encoding alpha-L-glutamate ligase-like protein; this translates as MIQLPSFFRGGLVSPFALRRLGVLGMNARNVHYIARYNDRDKYPIVDDKLNTKRQAKRYRIPVPELIAAFETQPSRKRVMDVIEPLEKFVIKPARGSGGKGILVIVGRDGEDYVKPSGNKVTALDIQRHVSNIHSGLYSLGGKPDRVMIEALVDFDPVFDKYSFEGVPDIRVIVFRGFPVMAMLRCSTHDSDGKANLHQGAVGVGVDLATGKASHAVQRGVRVDIHPDTQMPFADLEVPDWRELVKLAASCYEMTGLGYLGCDIVLDRKRGPLLLEANARPGLAIQIANGIGLRTRLEHIEQMDLEQLEKNVEERVAYSMDYFAAKPMT